A single window of Zea mays cultivar B73 chromosome 10, Zm-B73-REFERENCE-NAM-5.0, whole genome shotgun sequence DNA harbors:
- the LOC103641028 gene encoding uncharacterized protein — protein sequence MVLGLRTKTRKDSAFHVDFNILIQEISPWPPSESLKSLRSVVLFWENGERNSGKTSTVAPSIGSGSTAGKIEFNEFINLQAIFQKEGSSKSGKWQKNLLELNLYEPRREKLKGQHLGSATLDLAEHAMFHEDTSVPVPLSSKRSFKNNAQPMVYLRIQPLDGDNSSVSSRDALSQEASVDKDSKEFVSATVSEEYTEDTEFASFTDEEEATPYLYRSGVTALTGSNRSHESLKGKDIRLTNNEGTSSSLDSQHEATVSCMKVRNEEVEKFPIQVQKQNGHPENLSLSSDLPREQSPSLPPHNAFRSGRKMSFAYGMTESNQRQFGERTYSTLTTDRARNARFSMRVPDVNGSIINKKVDSQDIAITHENKASVDDGLQVQEPIRISNNRNDNKVRELELKIELLEAELREAAAAEIGLYSIIAEHGSSVNKVHTPARRLSRHFVHALKNCSRDKMGSAARNTTSGLVLVAKACGYDIARLSFWLSNCVVLRAIVTETSRQSGTVNSSNYGDYNSKTTYRKNSASMWESLNRKKGKLLSPEFDNWEDVDTFIAALKKIESWIFSRIVETLWWQTFTPHMQSADITGGLRSTPNPKKGYGKIPVVGNQQQATISMDIWKKAFKEASERLCPVRAAGHECGCLPMLTKLVMEQCIARLDVAMFNAILRESDDEIPTDPLSDPITDPKVLPIPSGKFSFGAGVQLKNAIGSWSRCLTDLFGMDMDDYQELDNEGGENGFGESVKPFYHLNALSDLLMLPKDVLMDTSSRKELCPTFSSSIIKNILDVFLPDEFCPDPIQGSLLQALELEDHLEVNKGIRSIPCSASPILYNAPVSGAILSVIGDPRKSGSAILHKSNTSDDELDELSSPLTFISNTSSDPLAKLKRISNSTTARYRLLHEVWKLDDQ from the exons ATGGTGCTAGGCCTCCGAACCAAGACAAGGAAGGATTCTGCCTTCCATGTGGATTTCAATATTCTCATCCAAGAAATCAGCCCATGGCCCCCTTCTGAATCGTTGAAGTCTTTGCGCTCCGTAGTACTCTTCTGGGAAAATGGCGAGCGCAATTCAGGAAAGACGAGCACTGTTGCGCCTTCAATTGGGTCAGGTTCCACAGCAGGGAAGATTGAATTTAATGAGTTCATAAACTTACAGGCTATTTTCCAGAAGGAGGGGTCATCCAAGAGTGGAAAGTGGCAGAAGAACCTGCTTGAATTGAACTTGTATGAGCCGAGGAGGGAGAAGCTGAAGGGCCAGCATTTGGGGTCTGCAACACTAGACCTTGCAGAGCATGCAATGTTTCATGAGGACACCAGTGTTCCTGTGCCTCTCAGTTCCAAGAGAAGTTTCAAAAACAATGCCCAACCCATGGTTTACCTCCGAATCCAGCCTTTGGATGGCGATAACTCAAGCGTTTCTTCAAGAGATGCATTATCACAAGAGGCATCAGTTGATAAAGATTCAAAGGAATTTGTCTCAGCAACGGTGAGTGAGGAGTATACTGAAGATACAGAGTTTGCTTCCTTTACTGATGAAGAAGAAGCAACTCCATACCTGTACCGCTCGGGTGTAACTGCTCTCACAGGTAGCAATAGATCTCATGAATCCCTCAAG GGCAAGGATATCAGGTTAACTAATAATGAAGGTACCAGCTCATCGTTGGATTCTCAACATGAAGCAACAGTATCCTGTATGAAAGTGAGGAATGAAGAAGTTGAAAAGTTTCCAATTCAAGTGCAAAAGCAAAATGGCCATCCAGAAAATCTGTCTCTCTCATCAGATTTGCCCAGAGAACAAAGTCCGTCTCTTCCACCACACAATGCATTCAGAAGTGGTCGTAAAATGTCATTTGCATATGGTATGACTGAATCTAACCAAAGACAGTTTGGGGAGAGAACTTATAGCACTTTAACTACTGATAGAGCAAGGAATGCGAGGTTCAGTATGAGAGTTCCAGATGTTAATGGAAGTATCATAAATAAGAAAGTTGATTCCCAGGATATTGCAATTACTCATGAGAATAAGGCCAGTGTTGATGATGGATTGCAAGTCCAGGAACCAATACGCATTTCAAATAATCGAAATGACAACAAAGTTCGAGAACTAGAACTTAAAATTGAGTTGCTTGAAGCAGAGCTAAGGGAAGCTGCCGCTGCTGAGATAGGCCTTTATTCAATAATTGCAGAACATGGTAGTTCAGTAAACAAGGTTCATACACCGGCACGGAGGCTCTCCAGGCATTTTGTGCATGCACTAAAAAACTGTTCAAGAGACAAGATGGGAAGTGCAGCAAGGAACACAACCTCTGGGCTGGTTTTGGTTGCAAAAGCTTGTGGATATGACATTGCAAG GTTGAGTTTCTGGTTGTCAAACTGTGTTGTACTGCGAGCAATTGTTACTGAAACTTCTAGGCAATCGGGCACTGTAAATAGCAGCAATTATGGTGATTATAATTCCAAAACAACATACAGGAAAAACTCTGCATCAATGTGGGAGTCACTTAATAGGAAGAAAGGAAAATTACTTTCCCCTGAGTTTGATAACTGGGAAGATGTTGACACATTTATAGCTGCACTAAAGAAGATCGAATCATGGATATTTTCTCGAATTGTTGAAACCCTTTGGTGGCAG ACATTCACACCACATATGCAATCTGCTGATATAACTGGTGGTTTGAGAAGTACTCCAAATCCAAAAAAAGGCTATGGAAAGATTCCTGTTGTGGGCAACCAGCAACAAGCAACCATATCAATGGACATATGGAAGAAAGCCTTTAAGGAAGCGTCAGAACGGCTTTGCCCAGTAAGGGCAGCTGGTCATGAGTGTGGATGTCTGCCTATGTTAACCAAGTTG GTGATGGAGCAGTGCATAGCTAGGTTGGATGTAGCAATGTTCAATGCTATTTTGCGTGAATCAGATGATGAAATTCCAACAGACCCGCTGTCTGATCCCATAACTGATCCTAAAGTTCTTCCAATCCCATCTGGGAAATTCAGCTTCGGTGCTGGGGTCCAACTGAAAAATGCT ATTGGCAGCTGGTCTAGATGTCTTACTGACTTGTTTGGCATGGATATGGACGACTATCAAGAACTTGACAATGAAGGTGGTGAAAATGGCTTTGGTGAATCTGTAAAGCCATTCTATCACCTGAATGCACTGAGTGATCTCCTAATGCTTCCCAAGGATGTGCTCATGGATACCAGTAGCAGGAAAGAG CTTTGCCCTACCTTTAGCTCATCAATCATCAAGAACATCCTGGATGTCTTTTTACCAGATGAATTTTGTCCAGATCCCATTCAAGGTTCTTTACTTCAAGCACTAGAGTTGGAG GACCACCTGGAGGTTAACAAGGGCATACGGTCGATCCCGTGCAGCGCATCGCCAATTTTGTACAATGCCCCTGTATCTGGGGCAATACTAAGCGTCATCGGTGATCCTAGGAAGAGCGGGTCCGCCATCCTTCAC